In the Phycisphaerales bacterium genome, one interval contains:
- a CDS encoding O-antigen ligase family protein, which produces MRIFFQNCLLPQNLHAIQAAQAMARERTPFLYQVHTGTAMVFCATLPLAPAPSNIAWVCLLGAFVIRLPWLFKPCLPLLLQPLAWFLFLFVLWTGLSMDWSTDPDAGFRLWRTSRLVVTPILLWPVLDRLPWLIVCFLIGVLTQNVLQIIDITGLASISPEDEAHRAGGLLHPTLTGAFCVTAICWYAAAFLNATRVWMIAAAIGGLLAAFGLVISGSRGGWVAAFFALVLMWIISAYRFPQVRRRCVMSIILFVLLFAVSWPFTGSMIRTGVERASEEFQMMQEDQKYNTSAGLRVLMWDWASRAFMAHPVTGIGIGSFKDYVTEQPEYLEAVESDPNTARYMLRDHAHSDYLQVLATTGIIGLILFVAILLLILYQSWHDLNNHIFAIGSFFATVGWCISAQFDSLIYIGGMMGLLMLLASATTPTRSLLRLKIPASDATDISRAVQVTTKKC; this is translated from the coding sequence TTGAGAATCTTTTTTCAGAATTGCTTATTACCACAGAATCTCCATGCCATTCAAGCTGCTCAAGCAATGGCGAGGGAGCGTACGCCCTTTCTTTATCAAGTGCACACTGGCACTGCCATGGTTTTTTGCGCGACCTTGCCACTGGCGCCGGCGCCCAGCAATATTGCCTGGGTGTGTTTATTAGGCGCCTTTGTGATTCGGTTGCCGTGGCTGTTCAAACCCTGTTTACCATTACTGCTCCAACCGCTGGCATGGTTTCTCTTTCTCTTCGTACTTTGGACGGGCCTCTCCATGGATTGGTCCACAGATCCTGATGCTGGATTCCGTCTTTGGAGAACATCCCGACTGGTGGTGACACCAATACTTCTGTGGCCCGTCCTCGATCGACTCCCTTGGCTTATTGTCTGTTTTCTAATCGGCGTGCTTACACAAAATGTCTTGCAGATTATTGACATCACGGGGCTCGCATCGATCAGCCCTGAAGACGAAGCGCATCGAGCTGGAGGCTTACTGCATCCAACCTTGACCGGCGCCTTTTGTGTGACCGCCATTTGCTGGTATGCCGCTGCCTTTCTCAATGCAACACGGGTCTGGATGATTGCTGCCGCTATTGGTGGCCTTCTTGCAGCCTTCGGACTGGTGATTTCTGGAAGTCGTGGCGGCTGGGTCGCGGCTTTCTTTGCGCTCGTACTCATGTGGATCATTTCAGCCTATCGTTTTCCACAGGTACGACGCCGCTGCGTCATGAGCATCATTCTGTTCGTGCTCTTGTTTGCAGTGAGCTGGCCATTCACAGGGTCAATGATTCGCACCGGAGTAGAGCGAGCCAGCGAAGAGTTCCAGATGATGCAAGAAGATCAGAAATACAACACATCTGCTGGCCTTCGCGTGCTTATGTGGGACTGGGCTAGCCGGGCATTTATGGCTCACCCAGTCACCGGAATTGGCATTGGAAGCTTCAAAGACTACGTCACTGAACAGCCAGAGTATCTTGAGGCTGTTGAATCAGATCCGAACACAGCACGTTACATGCTTCGTGATCATGCACATAGTGACTACCTACAAGTACTCGCGACGACCGGGATCATTGGCTTGATTCTATTCGTGGCAATCCTTTTACTTATTCTCTACCAATCCTGGCATGATCTTAATAATCACATCTTCGCCATAGGCTCATTTTTTGCGACCGTTGGCTGGTGCATCTCTGCTCAATTTGATTCTTTGATTTATATCGGTGGGATGATGGGACTTCTGATGCTCTTGGCATCTGCCACAACCCCGACACGCAGCTTGCTCCGCCTTAAGATCCCCGCATCCGATGCGACCGATATCAGCAGGGCCGTGCAAGTAACTACAAAGAAGTGCTAA
- the plsY gene encoding glycerol-3-phosphate 1-O-acyltransferase PlsY, whose translation MWTWFLCMIVTYLIGSIPFGLLLGWTRGVDIRQQGSRNIGASNVWRILGRRLGLLCFTLDVCKGAGPVIASGAIMGVIGEPFTNITAIQIWLWLGIALIAVLGHMFSIYLGFRGGKGVATGFGAMVAMWPLMTWPALGALIIWAIVFKISGYISVASMLAAIALPALVVAWIYIESTNVDGSNTARFNVGWPLLAGTGIIAILVIWRHRQNIFRMATKQEPKYGRLKNAE comes from the coding sequence ATGTGGACTTGGTTCCTTTGCATGATTGTCACCTACTTGATCGGCTCGATCCCATTTGGATTACTTCTGGGTTGGACGCGTGGCGTTGATATTCGGCAACAAGGATCACGAAACATCGGAGCCTCAAATGTTTGGCGAATCTTGGGCCGACGTTTAGGACTGCTGTGTTTTACTTTGGATGTATGCAAGGGCGCGGGACCAGTGATTGCCTCTGGTGCAATCATGGGTGTGATTGGCGAGCCATTTACGAATATCACTGCCATACAAATATGGCTTTGGCTTGGCATCGCATTGATTGCAGTGCTTGGGCACATGTTCTCGATTTATCTTGGTTTTCGAGGCGGCAAGGGTGTCGCAACTGGTTTTGGTGCGATGGTTGCAATGTGGCCACTCATGACCTGGCCAGCACTCGGAGCCCTTATCATTTGGGCGATTGTATTCAAAATATCTGGCTACATTTCTGTCGCAAGCATGCTCGCCGCAATTGCACTACCTGCCCTCGTTGTTGCATGGATCTATATCGAATCTACTAACGTCGATGGCAGTAATACAGCGCGATTTAATGTGGGATGGCCGCTTCTTGCTGGCACCGGCATCATTGCAATCCTCGTCATTTGGAGGCATCGACAAAACATTTTTCGCATGGCTACAAAGCAAGAACCGAAATATGGACGGCTAAAAAACGCGGAGTGA
- a CDS encoding RNA polymerase sigma factor, which produces MTPLRELQLVEAHRDGHADAMGELLQAYQPRIYAVCYRMLGNPEEARDITQDTMVRVIEGLDSYDGRAQLSTWVIRVTMNCCLSHLRRERLRRHKPLAVAPEPQSRDRIGSGLEPEPGAGVEQAEASIQVHEVLAELEPQTRGLLILRDIQELSYQQLSEVLEVPLGTVKSRVYRARLAFRHAYETKWGEQSHKNKASGSGQEAS; this is translated from the coding sequence ATGACTCCCCTGCGAGAATTGCAGTTGGTAGAGGCACACCGTGATGGGCATGCTGATGCAATGGGAGAGTTGCTTCAGGCCTATCAGCCCAGAATCTATGCGGTTTGCTACCGCATGTTGGGCAACCCAGAAGAGGCCAGGGATATTACTCAAGACACGATGGTGCGGGTGATCGAGGGGCTGGATAGCTATGACGGGCGGGCTCAGCTGAGTACTTGGGTGATCCGTGTCACCATGAATTGTTGCTTGAGCCATTTGCGACGGGAGCGATTACGCCGCCATAAACCGCTTGCGGTGGCCCCTGAGCCACAATCTCGTGATCGAATTGGATCAGGGTTGGAACCTGAGCCGGGGGCCGGCGTCGAACAGGCTGAGGCCAGTATTCAGGTGCATGAGGTCCTCGCTGAGCTAGAACCTCAAACACGTGGATTGTTGATCTTGCGTGATATTCAAGAGCTCAGCTATCAGCAGTTGTCTGAGGTTTTGGAGGTTCCACTTGGAACGGTTAAGTCGCGGGTCTATCGGGCAAGGCTGGCTTTTCGCCATGCCTATGAGACAAAGTGGGGCGAGCAGTCACACAAAAATAAGGCCTCAGGTAGCGGACAAGAGGCGTCGTAA
- the purB gene encoding adenylosuccinate lyase, with protein sequence MTQETTYQSPLSARYASPEMQAIWSSQRKFSTWRRLWLALAESEQALGLDITDQQINELRAHLDDIDYTSAAKHEKRLRHDVMAHVHTLGEVAPTARPIIHLGATSQFLNCNTELMQQRDALQLIANRLASVIDALGRFAKTRRNQPTLGFTHYQPAQPTTVGKRACLWAQEFAIAIDEIETRLQKLGFRGVKGATGTQASFMSLFDGDANKVEQLDRMVTEKMGWNPDQRYVVTGQTYPRIVDAQILSALAIAASAAHKCATDIRLLANHREVEEPFESNQIGSSAMAYKRNPMRCERICALSRFVMSLPTNAFQTASVQWLERTLDDSANRRLTLPEGFLALDGLLATMQNVAGGLIVNDAIVTANLQQELPFLATENLMMAAAAHGADRQEAHEIVRKLSQEVGTEMKQTGCGNDLLKRLAKHPMFAKVDLEATLDPMAFIGRAPQQVDEFISVVVEPIRARYAGTNVNDVELQV encoded by the coding sequence ATGACACAAGAAACAACATACCAGTCTCCATTATCTGCCCGCTATGCCTCTCCTGAGATGCAGGCGATTTGGTCGTCCCAACGAAAGTTCTCAACTTGGCGACGACTATGGCTTGCGCTTGCCGAGTCAGAGCAGGCATTAGGCCTTGACATCACTGACCAACAAATCAATGAACTCCGAGCCCACCTCGATGACATTGACTACACCTCTGCTGCCAAGCATGAAAAACGTCTGCGCCATGATGTGATGGCTCATGTACATACGCTTGGGGAGGTGGCGCCAACAGCTCGGCCGATCATCCATCTTGGAGCAACCAGTCAGTTTCTGAATTGCAACACCGAGTTAATGCAACAGAGGGACGCCCTGCAACTGATAGCCAATCGCCTTGCCAGCGTCATCGATGCACTCGGCAGGTTTGCAAAGACACGACGCAACCAACCCACCCTGGGATTTACCCACTACCAACCAGCCCAACCAACGACTGTTGGGAAGAGAGCTTGCCTTTGGGCCCAAGAATTTGCCATCGCAATTGATGAGATTGAGACACGTCTTCAAAAACTTGGCTTTCGAGGCGTCAAAGGAGCCACCGGCACCCAGGCTTCATTTATGAGCCTGTTTGATGGTGATGCCAATAAGGTCGAACAACTAGACCGTATGGTCACCGAAAAAATGGGCTGGAATCCAGATCAACGGTATGTCGTGACTGGACAAACTTATCCACGCATCGTCGATGCCCAGATACTCTCCGCACTTGCTATTGCTGCATCTGCAGCCCACAAATGTGCGACTGATATCCGGCTCCTGGCAAATCATCGTGAGGTAGAGGAACCATTTGAATCGAACCAAATTGGTTCCTCGGCGATGGCCTACAAGCGAAATCCAATGCGTTGCGAACGGATCTGCGCTCTATCGAGGTTCGTGATGTCGCTGCCAACAAATGCTTTCCAAACGGCCTCTGTGCAATGGCTTGAGCGGACACTTGATGACTCGGCGAATCGTCGCTTGACGCTACCAGAAGGGTTCCTTGCTCTAGACGGGCTCTTGGCAACGATGCAAAATGTCGCGGGGGGGCTCATCGTGAATGATGCCATTGTCACGGCAAATCTACAGCAGGAATTACCATTCCTTGCTACTGAGAATCTAATGATGGCAGCAGCTGCACATGGAGCTGATCGCCAAGAAGCCCATGAGATTGTCCGAAAACTTTCTCAAGAAGTGGGCACAGAGATGAAGCAGACAGGCTGCGGCAACGATCTGCTCAAGAGATTGGCCAAGCACCCGATGTTTGCCAAGGTTGACCTGGAAGCAACACTTGATCCCATGGCTTTCATTGGTCGCGCCCCGCAGCAAGTTGATGAGTTTATTTCGGTTGTTGTTGAACCGATTCGAGCTAGATATGCCGGAACGAACGTCAATGACGTTGAACTCCAGGTCTGA
- a CDS encoding class I mannose-6-phosphate isomerase translates to MDAPPLVFEPILKYRVWGGRKLAHLGKQLPPDEVIGESWEITDLPETTEDGQSRVAHGPMAGRTLRSLIQEDPQAILGTGASEDDPFPLLIKFLDAEQNLSVQVHPPQSYVEKHSDTALKSEAWVILAAEPGAQLYIGLRKGLSAERLKAQVEAGTFQDELIRVDAHVGDCHYLPAGTCHALGEGIVVAEIQTPSDTTFRVYDWGRTDRTMHITEATECIDFDNPLPPSQTDAPIEQRGEVRMQRLCDSPFFTIDRLEALEDEVLPIETGDQPVIWMVLDGRARIDSADLDHNAVELNRGMTALLPASLTGSEVAIERGCILLEVRPLTH, encoded by the coding sequence ATGGATGCACCCCCACTTGTCTTTGAACCCATTCTCAAATACCGGGTATGGGGCGGGCGAAAGCTTGCTCACTTAGGTAAGCAACTCCCCCCAGACGAAGTCATCGGTGAGTCTTGGGAGATTACCGATCTACCAGAAACCACTGAGGATGGGCAGTCACGCGTCGCTCATGGACCAATGGCTGGACGCACACTGCGATCACTTATTCAAGAAGACCCCCAAGCGATACTCGGAACGGGCGCATCAGAAGATGATCCCTTCCCCTTGCTCATTAAATTTCTTGATGCCGAACAAAACCTATCCGTTCAAGTGCATCCACCTCAGTCCTATGTGGAAAAACACTCGGACACCGCACTCAAGTCAGAAGCCTGGGTCATCCTGGCTGCCGAACCAGGCGCCCAACTCTATATTGGATTACGAAAAGGGCTTTCTGCTGAGCGACTGAAGGCACAAGTCGAAGCAGGTACATTTCAAGACGAACTCATCCGTGTCGACGCCCACGTCGGTGACTGCCATTATCTTCCTGCTGGAACTTGCCATGCACTCGGTGAAGGGATTGTGGTTGCTGAGATACAGACACCAAGTGATACCACTTTCCGAGTCTATGACTGGGGACGCACTGACCGAACAATGCATATTACAGAAGCAACCGAGTGCATTGACTTCGACAATCCCTTGCCGCCAAGTCAAACTGATGCGCCGATAGAACAAAGAGGTGAAGTTCGCATGCAGCGATTATGCGATTCACCATTCTTTACAATTGATCGACTTGAGGCCTTAGAAGATGAAGTCCTACCTATCGAAACCGGAGATCAACCCGTCATCTGGATGGTGCTTGATGGACGAGCTCGCATCGACAGTGCAGACCTAGACCACAACGCAGTTGAACTTAATCGCGGCATGACAGCATTGCTTCCGGCCAGCCTAACCGGCTCAGAAGTTGCAATAGAGCGAGGCTGTATTTTGCTTGAGGTTCGGCCGTTAACGCATTGA